The following DNA comes from Verrucomicrobiia bacterium.
GCCCGCGATGAACTGCGTCATGTGCTTCTTGAAGACTTCCACCTTTTCCGGGGTCGCGTTCCAGGGTTTCGGCGTGCCTTGCCGCGTAAAGTTTACCTTGGGATCGGAGGCAGCCTTGGCCGTGAAAACTTCCACGACGGACGCGATGGCCTGTTCCCCGCCCAGCCTTTCATAAAGTGAGGCTTCAGCCGGAGCCGGAGACGCTGCCTGTTCCTGTGCCGACACGGGAGCCGAAGCTTCGGTTTCGGCAAAAACGGCGCGGGCGGAAAAAAGGGAGCTTAAAAAAATGACGGCGGAAAAG
Coding sequences within:
- a CDS encoding group 1 truncated hemoglobin — its product is MSRSIVFSAVIFLSSLFSARAVFAETEASAPVSAQEQAASPAPAEASLYERLGGEQAIASVVEVFTAKAASDPKVNFTRQGTPKPWNATPEKVEVFKKHMTQFIAGVTGGPQVYEGKDMVTAHAGMKITHAEFDALAADLKAALQEFNVPQKEQDELLALVETTRGAIVEEA